A window from Montipora capricornis isolate CH-2021 chromosome 7, ASM3666992v2, whole genome shotgun sequence encodes these proteins:
- the LOC138058047 gene encoding uncharacterized protein — MLKFFMNKGRSIEGSNMADLEAEAEQFISDEEEPNARNKDKPLFYMVTRKNFAMYLQFVFFGMGSVLPIFVIFAAVDYFEDIFPHKQPEFALNAIYNPLLFCGSFVNLVWGRAASFKWRIVAGFSVMAICMVGFIVLDQLELCGSSCLRSHFWSVLFLAGILGLADAVCQSTLFGLTTHALPPLYTQGLMLGVGLCGLLITILRVVTKTTTNDLHVSSYYYFGAAACFILLVIAAYLHLTRGNAFQKYYLRAHRSGLDTDWKHPFQRFAFFTGEALCVLRYKHVFCHCFLLTLVTAQQYVVIPSVATLAIDFLGNGWFPVLLILVYNIGDVLGRGPLAMFYVYSLRWAWLSTILRFLIVTGIFLSVPPHTLSGRPAWMATFVSVLGLSTGHLTTSLISYASSEVPGRAKETVGYLSVLSITLGMASGSAASYCIKAFLDRTA, encoded by the exons ATGCTTAAATTTTTTATGAACAAAGGACGTTCTATTGAGGGTTCAAATATGGCCGACTTGGAGGCTGAGGCAGAACAATTTATCAGCGATGAGGAAGAACCAAACGCTAGGAATAAAGACAAACCTCTTTTTTATATGGTCACTAGGAAAAACTTCGCTATGTATTTACAATTTGTGTTTTTTGGGATGGGTTCCGTTCTTCCAATCTTCGTTATATTTGCGGCGGTGGATTATTTTGAAGACATCTTCCCTCACAAGCAGCCAGAGTTTGCGTTAAACGCTATTTACAATCCACTGTTGTTCTGCGGTTCGTTCGTGAATCTGGTTTGGGGACGAGCTGCTAGCTTTAAATGGAGAATAGTCGCTGGATTCTCGGTGATGGCCATTTGCATGGTCGGTTTTATTGTCCTCGATCAACTGGAACTTTGTGGTTCTTCTTGCCTTAGGAGTCATTTCTGGTCGGTGCTATTTCTGGCGGGTATTCTTGGGTTAGCAGATGCTGTTTGTCAGTCTACTTTATTTGGTTTAACCACTCACGCCTTACCGCCATTGTACACTCAGGGACTTATG CTTGGTGTAGGTTTGTGCGGCCTTTTGATAACAATCTTGAGAGTTGTGACCAAGACAACCACCAACGACCTTCATGTTTCCAGCTACTACTATTTTGGAGCTGCGGCTTGTTTCATCCTGCTGGTCATAGCTGCATATCTTCATCTCACAAGAGGCAATGCATTCCAGAAATACTACTTACGTGCTCATCGGAGTGGTCTTGATACAGACTGGAAGCATCCATTTCAGAGGTTTGCGTTCTTCACTGGTGAAGCATTGTGTGTGCTGCGCTATAAGCATGTCTTCTGTCACTGTTTCCTGTTGACATTAGTAACTGCACAGCAGTATGTTGTTATTCCATCTGTGGCCACTTTGGCTATTGATTTCCTTGGTAATGGCTGGTTTCCTGTTTTACTGATTCTTGTTTACAACATTGGAGATGTTCTTGGTCGTGGACCTTTGGCTATGTTCTATGTATACTCATTACGTTGGGCTTGGCTGTCAACTATATTACGATTCCTTATTGTTACTGGCATATTTTTAAGTGTACCACCCCATACACTGAGTGGAAGGCCAGCATGGATGGCAACCTTTGTTTCAGTTCTTGGTCTTTCCACAGGTCATCTGACAACATCACTGATCTCCTATGCTTCGTCTGAGGTGCCTGGACGTGCTAAAGAGACTGTGGGATACTTGAGTGTGTTAAGCATAACACTTGGTATGGCAAGTGGAAGTGCTGCTAGTTATTGCATCAAAGCATTTCTGGACAGGACAGCTTAA
- the LOC138058048 gene encoding inactive selenide, water dikinase-like protein: protein MDSCVIPSRHKGISIVQTTDFFYPLVDDPYMQGKIACANVLSDLYAMGVTECDNMLMLLGVSNQMTLIERQVITPLVIKGFNDLALESGRAVNCGQKVLYPWFIIGGVASCVTSNNVFIMPENAVVGDVLVLTKPLGTQIAVNAHQWLEDAKWWDRIKDVTTPEEVEKAYEDAMQCMARLNRNAARLMHKYSAHGATDVTGFGILGHARNLAANQRSDVSLVLHTLPVLANMVKIFKACGINFKLLEGFSAETSGGLLICLPRDKAESYCDELKALDGQPAWIVGEVVPGNREARIEIDPKIIEVKLG from the exons ATGGACAGTTGTGTAATACCAAGCCGACACAAGGGAATCAGCATCGTTCAGACAACAGATTTCTTCTATCCTCTCGTAGACGATCCTTACATGCAAGGAAAGATTGCTTGTGCTAATGTTTTGAGTGATTTATATGCTATGGGAGTCACAGAATGCGACAACATGTTGATGCTTCTTGGGGTGAGCAATCAGATGACTTTGATAGAACGACAAGTTATCACTCCACTTGTGATCAAAGGATTCAATGATTTGGCTTTGGAATCTGGTAGAGCAGTGAATTGTGGTCAGAAAGTATTATATCCTTGGTTTATTATCGGCGGAGTGGCTTCATGTGTTACCTCTAACAACGTGTTTATCAT GCCAGAGAATGCAGTTGTTGGTGATGTGTTGGTCCTTACTAAACCATTGGGAACTCAGATTGCCGTAAATGCCCACCAGTGGCTTGAGGAT GCCAAGTGGTGGGATCGTATCAAAGACGTCACAACCCCAGAAGAAGTAGAAAAGGCTTATGAGGATGCAATGCAGTGCATGGCCAGGCTGAATCGTAATGCTGCTCGATTGATGCATAAATACAGTGCTCATGGTGCTACAGATGTGACAGGATTTGGAATTCTTGGCCATGCTAGAAATTTAGCTGCCAATCAGAGATCTGACGTGTCCCTGGTTTTACACACTCTTCCTGTTTTGGCAAACATGGTCAAAATATTTAAGGCATGTGGAATTAATTTCAAGTTACTGGAGGGATTTTCAGCTGAGACATCAG GGGGTCTGCTAATTTGTTTACCACGAGACAAGGCAGAGAGTTATTGTGATGAACTCAAAGCTTTGGATGGACAACCGGCATGGATTGTTGGCGAAGTGGTGCCTGGCAACCGGGAAGCAAGAATAGAAATTGATCCAAAAATAATTGAAGTCAAGCTAGGCTAG
- the LOC138058049 gene encoding BTB and MATH domain-containing protein 38-like codes for MSIVSTKSKMAAASAPEASTPKMSTCKPELDFSRPWKMSDLVLVVQCKRFHVHRCILSMCSPVFDRMLSSDFREKNALEIPLPGKKAEEIEEMLRAIYPYVEHRINEENCFSLLELSCEYQLDTLKARCEKYFLLKNMTKEEALEFVVMAQRHQLSDELIHRCMSRFVSQEANWETLKKNELFCQLEPRYAQQLVEERVKYLEKQWASCKSTIGFLQMKRGDKDDDDHGPCSFRRHLLMRKRFRGLNPGEAFD; via the coding sequence ATGTCAATCGTATCAACGAAAAGTAAGATGGCGGCTGCCAGCGCCCCAGAAGCGTCTACTCCAAAAATGTCCACATGTAAACCAGAACTCGATTTCTCACGGCCTTGGAAGATGAGTGACTTGGTACTTGTGGTCCAATGCAAACGTTTTCATGTCCATCGCTGTATTTTATCGATGTGTTCACCCGTGTTCGACAGAATGCTTTCGTCTGACTTCCGTGAAAAGAACGCCTTAGAAATTCCGCTACCTGGGAAAAAGGCAGAAGAAATAGAAGAAATGCTTCGCGCTATTTATCCTTACGTTGAGCATCGTATCAATGAAGAAAACTGCTTTTCTTTGTTAGAGTTATCTTGTGAGTACCAACTCGACACGTTAAAAGCTCGATGTGAAAAGTACTTTCTCCTAAAAAATATGACAAAGGAAGAAGCTTTAGAGTTTGTTGTTATGGCTCAGAGACACCAGTTAAGCGATGAATTGATTCACCGCTGCATGTCAAGGTTTGTATCCCAAGAGGCAAACTGGGaaacactaaaaaaaaatgaactgttCTGTCAGTTAGAGCCAAGGTACGCTCAGCAATTGGTAGAAGAGAGAGTAAAATATCTCGAAAAACAATGGGCTTCTTGTAAATCAACCATTGGATTTCTGCAGATGAAGAGGGGCGATAAAGATGACGATGATCATGGTCCGTGTTCATTTCGAAGACATTTGCTCATGAGGAAAAGGTTTAGGGGTCTAAATCCTGGGGAAGCCTTTGACTAA